A single genomic interval of Aedes aegypti strain LVP_AGWG chromosome 1, AaegL5.0 Primary Assembly, whole genome shotgun sequence harbors:
- the LOC5569801 gene encoding cuticle protein 5 — MKAFVLGSVLLVASVCSGSYIPHDTPEVAAAKAAHFAAHAAAGVGSGGHHWDHHEAPIQKWHGPIHIPKIHKGVPVETPEVQHAKAFHAAAYAKVAGYAHHDDHYDEHHDAHHVPVHHEGGAWHGPIHIPKIHNGVPVETPEVQHAKAFHLNALANAGAHSYGPSSWAEQGQGHEDDGSYKPHLYESEQY, encoded by the exons ATGAAGGCCTTT GTGTTGGGATCAGTGCTGCTGGTGGCTTCGGTATGCTCCGGATCATACATTCCTCACGATACTCCTGAAGTGGCCGCTGCCAAGGCTGCTCACTTTGCGGCTCATGCTGCTGCCGGAGTCGGTTCAGGTGGCCATCACTGGGATCACCACGAAGCCCCTATTCAGAAGTGGCACGGACCGATCCACATTCCAAAGATCCACAAGGGCGTCCCAGTCGAAACCCCCGAAGTTCAGCATGCCAAGGCATTCCATGCTGCCGCTTATGCCAAGGTCGCCGGATACGCTCACCACGATGACCATTATGATGAACACCATGACGCCCACCACGTCCCAGTTCATCATGAAGGCGGAGCCTGGCACGGACCCATCCATATCCCAAAGATCCACAATGGAGTCCCAGTCGAAACCCCTGAAGTTCAGCATGCCAAGGCATTCCACCTGAACGCTCTGGCCAACGCTGGTGCTCACTCCTACGGACCTTCCTCTTGGGCCGAACAAGGTCAAGGACACGAAGATGATGGCTCATACAAACCCCATTTGTACGAGTCGGAACAGTACTAA